A genomic window from Pseudogulbenkiania sp. MAI-1 includes:
- a CDS encoding uracil-DNA glycosylase, which produces MPQLDYLAPALARVHPAWEAVLKEPACFKALSQIDRTLANDSAAGKTIYPPREQIFHALSYAAPADVRVVILGQDPYHGAGEAMGLSFSVPPGVRIPPSLRNIYKELAADLGSGLPASGDLSHWARQGVLLLNSVLTVEADKAGSHARLGWQTVSDALIDTVNAQNPGCVFLLWGNWAQGKAERIDTHRHKVLCAAHPSPLSASRGFHGCRHFSQANAWLAAAGRGVVEWAPAAEQSLLF; this is translated from the coding sequence CTGGGAGGCGGTGCTGAAGGAGCCCGCGTGCTTCAAGGCGCTGAGCCAGATCGACCGCACCCTCGCCAACGACAGCGCCGCCGGCAAGACGATCTACCCGCCGCGCGAGCAGATCTTCCACGCGCTGAGCTATGCCGCGCCGGCCGACGTGCGCGTCGTCATCCTCGGCCAGGACCCCTACCACGGCGCCGGCGAGGCGATGGGGCTGTCCTTTTCGGTGCCGCCGGGCGTGCGCATCCCGCCCAGCCTGCGCAACATCTACAAGGAGCTCGCCGCCGACCTCGGCTCCGGCCTTCCCGCCTCGGGCGACCTGAGCCACTGGGCGCGGCAGGGCGTGCTGCTGCTCAACAGCGTGCTGACGGTGGAGGCGGACAAGGCCGGCAGCCACGCCAGGCTGGGCTGGCAGACGGTCAGCGATGCGCTGATCGACACCGTCAACGCCCAGAACCCCGGCTGCGTGTTCCTGCTGTGGGGCAACTGGGCGCAGGGCAAGGCGGAACGCATCGACACGCACCGCCACAAGGTGCTGTGCGCCGCCCACCCCTCGCCGTTGTCGGCCAGCCGCGGCTTTCACGGCTGCCGTCACTTCTCGCAGGCCAACGCCTGGCTCGCCGCGGCCGGTCGTGGTGTGGTCGAGTGGGCACCCGCCGCCGAACAATCGTTGCTGTTTTGA